One genomic window of Choloepus didactylus isolate mChoDid1 chromosome 27, mChoDid1.pri, whole genome shotgun sequence includes the following:
- the HSPB6 gene encoding heat shock protein beta-6 isoform X1: MEIPVPVQPTWMRRVSAPLPGFSAPGRLFDQRFGEGLLEAELAALWPAALAPYYLRAPSVALPSAQVPTDPGHFSVLLDVKHFSPEEIAVKVVGEHVEVHARHEERPASPRPQDEHGYIAREFHRRYRLPSGVDPAAVTSALSPEGVLSIQAAPAPAQAPLSPPAAAK; encoded by the exons ATGGAGATCCCGGTGCCTGTGCAGCCGACTTGGATGCGCCGCGTCTCGGCCCCGCTGCCCGGGTTTTCGGCGCCCGGGCGCCTCTTTGACCAGCGCTTCGGCGAGGGGCTGCTCGAGGCCGAGCTGGCTGCGCTCTGGCCCGCAGCGCTCGCCCCCTACTACCTGCGCGCACCCAGCGTGGCACTGCCCTCTGCCCAG GTGCCGACGGACCCCGGCCATTTCTCGGTGCTGCTGGACGTGAAGCACTTCTCGCCGGAGGAAATCGCAGTCAAGGTGGTGGGCGAGCACGTGGAGGTGCACGCGCGGCACGAGGAGCGCCCG GCCTCTCCCCGCCCCCAGGATGAACACGGATACATCGCTCGCGAGTTCCACCGCCGCTACCGCTTGCCATCCGGGGTGGACCCAGCCGCCGTGACGTCCGCACTGTCCCCCGAGGGCGTCCTGTCCATCCAGGCGGCTCCCGCGCCGGCCCAGGCTCCGCTGTCGCCGCCAGCTGCTGCCAAGTAG
- the HSPB6 gene encoding heat shock protein beta-6 isoform X2 has translation MEIPVPVQPTWMRRVSAPLPGFSAPGRLFDQRFGEGLLEAELAALWPAALAPYYLRAPSVALPSAQVPTDPGHFSVLLDVKHFSPEEIAVKVVGEHVEVHARHEERPDEHGYIAREFHRRYRLPSGVDPAAVTSALSPEGVLSIQAAPAPAQAPLSPPAAAK, from the exons ATGGAGATCCCGGTGCCTGTGCAGCCGACTTGGATGCGCCGCGTCTCGGCCCCGCTGCCCGGGTTTTCGGCGCCCGGGCGCCTCTTTGACCAGCGCTTCGGCGAGGGGCTGCTCGAGGCCGAGCTGGCTGCGCTCTGGCCCGCAGCGCTCGCCCCCTACTACCTGCGCGCACCCAGCGTGGCACTGCCCTCTGCCCAG GTGCCGACGGACCCCGGCCATTTCTCGGTGCTGCTGGACGTGAAGCACTTCTCGCCGGAGGAAATCGCAGTCAAGGTGGTGGGCGAGCACGTGGAGGTGCACGCGCGGCACGAGGAGCGCCCG GATGAACACGGATACATCGCTCGCGAGTTCCACCGCCGCTACCGCTTGCCATCCGGGGTGGACCCAGCCGCCGTGACGTCCGCACTGTCCCCCGAGGGCGTCCTGTCCATCCAGGCGGCTCCCGCGCCGGCCCAGGCTCCGCTGTCGCCGCCAGCTGCTGCCAAGTAG